Proteins from a genomic interval of Scophthalmus maximus strain ysfricsl-2021 chromosome 22, ASM2237912v1, whole genome shotgun sequence:
- the LOC118291791 gene encoding gastrula zinc finger protein XlCGF57.1 isoform X5 produces the protein MVGEEDFPPEQQQWSPSVKQEEPDPPHIIKEQEEAWSSLEGEQLQWLEEADIIKFTMRSEEDEEKPNTEENREDCGGPEPAMNSGPDVHLEPGPEDQTEDSSEPKTEESGDWKETRESSGSKTLKNSKVYAGDLRRSTGEKPHSCFECGKTFRQSVDLLRHTIVHTGEKPFSCSECFQRFGRKENMQRHMMIHTGEKPFSCSECGQRFGQKMQLKSHMMIHTEEKQFCCSECGQRFRHKGSLLKHMMTHTGEKPHSCSECGQSFRRKEHLNTHMRIHTGEKPFSCSECGQKFSLRENLQRHMRIHTGQKPFSCSECGQRFRHKESLQKHMMIHTGEKPLSCSECSQRFRHKESLQKHMMIHTGEKPLSCSECGKRFRLREHLNTHMRIHTGEKPFSCGVCNKHFTWKPQQKKHRCVVESSQLQSQTEDNREDCGGPEPARNSGPDEHLEPDTLKEEPEPPHIKEEQEALWSSQEGEKVQGLEKADIIKFTVKSEEDEEKPQSSQLPQS, from the coding sequence ATGGTGGGTGAAGAAGATTTTCCCCCTGAGCAGCAGCAATGGAGCCCCAGTGTAAAGCAGGAGGAGCCAGACCCCCCCCACATAATAAAGGAACAGGAGGAAGCGTGGAGCAGTCTGGAGGGAGAGCAGCTTCAATGGCTGGAGGAGGCTGATATCATTAAGTTCACCATGAGgagtgaagaagatgaagagaaaccTAATactgaggagaacagagaggactGCGGAGGACCAGAACCAGCCATGAACTCAGGTCCTGATGTACATTTAGAACCAGGTCCTGAGGACCAGACTGAAGACTCTTCTGAACCTAAGACTGAAGAAAGTGGTGATTGGAAGGAGACTAGAGAATCATCAGGTTCAAAGACACTCAAAAATAGTAAAGTGTATGCTGGTGATTTGAGACGTAGTACTGGTGAGAAACCACATAGCTGTTTTGAGTGTGGTAAAACATTTAGGCAAAGTGTAGACCTGTTAAGACATACGATTgttcatacaggagagaagcCATTTAGTTGTTCTGAGTGTTTTCAAAGATTTGGTCGAAAGGAAAACATGCAGCGacatatgatgattcatacaggagagaaaccatttagttgttctgagtgtggtCAAAGATTTGGACAGAAGATGCAGCTAAAGTCacatatgatgattcatacagaAGAGAAACAATTTTGTTGTTCTGAGTGTGGTCAAAGATTTAGGCATAAAGGAAGCCTGCTCAAACATATGATGACTCATACTGGAGAGAAACCACATAGCTGTTCTGAGTGTGGTCAAAGTTTCAGGCGAAAAGAACATCTGAATACTCATATGAgaattcatacaggagagaaaccatttagttgtTCCGAGTGTGGTCAAAAATTTAGCCTAAGGGAAAATCTGCAGCGACATatgaggattcatacaggacagaaaccatttagttgttctgagtgtggtCAAAGATTTAGACATAAAGAAAGCCTGCAAAAACAcatgatgattcatacaggagagaaaccattaaGTTGTTCTGAGTGCAGTCAAAGATTTAGGCATAAAGAAAGCCTGCAGAAACAcatgatgattcatacaggagagaaaccattaagttgttctgagtgtggtAAAAGATTTAGGTTAAGGGAACATCTGAATACTCATATGAgaattcatacaggagagaaaccatttagttgcGGAGTTTGCAACAAACATTTCACCTGGAaacctcagcaaaaaaaacatcgtTGTGTTGTTGAGTCCTCACAGCTTCAGAGTCAGACTGAGGATAACAGAGAGGACTGTGGAGGACCAGAACCAGCCAGGAACTCAGGTCCTGATGAACATTTAGAACCAGATACTTTGAAGGAGGAGCCAGAGCCCCCCCACattaaagaggaacaggaggcaCTGTGGAGCagtcaggagggagagaaggttcAAGGGCTGGAGAAGGCTGATATCATCAAGTTCACCGTGAagagtgaagaagatgaagagaaaccTCAGTCCTCACAGCTTCCTCAGAGTTAG
- the LOC118291791 gene encoding zinc finger protein 260 isoform X2 yields the protein MFAPSLEVQKRSNMFAVQLLRVSVHERIGAAAEDFLLQVEKGEEAARVPALRALLTERLTAAAEEIVGLLEETVAEYEDRVERSEREICRQRRLLDAVLKPEVRLYRADVQQLMVGEEDFPPEQQQWSPSVKQEEPDPPHIIKEQEEAWSSLEGEQLQWLEEADIIKFTMRSEEDEEKPNTEENREDCGGPEPAMNSGPDVHLEPGPEDQTEDSSEPKTEESGDWKETRESSGSKTLKNSKVYAGDLRRSTGEKPHSCFECGKTFRQSVDLLRHTIVHTGEKPFSCSECFQRFGRKENMQRHMMIHTGEKPFSCSECGQRFGQKMQLKSHMMIHTEEKQFCCSECGQRFRHKGSLLKHMMTHTGEKPHSCSECGQSFRRKEHLNTHMRIHTGEKPFSCSECGQKFSLRENLQRHMRIHTGQKPFSCSECGQRFRHKESLQKHMMIHTGEKPLSCSECSQRFRHKESLQKHMMIHTGEKPLSCSECGKRFRLREHLNTHMRIHTGEKPFSCGVCNKHFTWKPQQKKHRCVVESSQLQSQTEDNREDCGGPEPARNSGPDEHLEPDTLKEEPEPPHIKEEQEALWSSQEGEKVQGLEKADIIKFTVKSEEDEEKPQSSQLPQS from the exons atgtTCGCTCCGAGCCTcgaggtgcagaagaggagcaacatgtTCGCCGTGCAGCTGCTGCGAGTGTCGGTACATGAGCGGATCGGCGCCGCCGCTGAagacttcctgctgcaggtggagaaaggagaagaagcggCTCGAGTCCCGGCGCTGAGAGCGCTGCTCACCGAGCGGctaacggcggcggcggaggagatcGTCGGTCTGTTGGAGGAAACCGTGGCGGAGTACGAAGACCGAGTGGAGCGGTCCGAGCGGGAGATCTGCCGCCAGAGGAGGCTGCTCGATGCCGTGCTGAAGCCCGAAGTCAGGCTGTACCGAGCAG aCGTCCAGCAGCTGATGGTGGGTGAAGAAGATTTTCCCCCTGAGCAGCAGCAATGGAGCCCCAGTGTAAAGCAGGAGGAGCCAGACCCCCCCCACATAATAAAGGAACAGGAGGAAGCGTGGAGCAGTCTGGAGGGAGAGCAGCTTCAATGGCTGGAGGAGGCTGATATCATTAAGTTCACCATGAGgagtgaagaagatgaagagaaaccTAATactgaggagaacagagaggactGCGGAGGACCAGAACCAGCCATGAACTCAGGTCCTGATGTACATTTAGAACCAGGTCCTGAGGACCAGACTGAAGACTCTTCTGAACCTAAGACTGAAGAAAGTGGTGATTGGAAGGAGACTAGAGAATCATCAGGTTCAAAGACACTCAAAAATAGTAAAGTGTATGCTGGTGATTTGAGACGTAGTACTGGTGAGAAACCACATAGCTGTTTTGAGTGTGGTAAAACATTTAGGCAAAGTGTAGACCTGTTAAGACATACGATTgttcatacaggagagaagcCATTTAGTTGTTCTGAGTGTTTTCAAAGATTTGGTCGAAAGGAAAACATGCAGCGacatatgatgattcatacaggagagaaaccatttagttgttctgagtgtggtCAAAGATTTGGACAGAAGATGCAGCTAAAGTCacatatgatgattcatacagaAGAGAAACAATTTTGTTGTTCTGAGTGTGGTCAAAGATTTAGGCATAAAGGAAGCCTGCTCAAACATATGATGACTCATACTGGAGAGAAACCACATAGCTGTTCTGAGTGTGGTCAAAGTTTCAGGCGAAAAGAACATCTGAATACTCATATGAgaattcatacaggagagaaaccatttagttgtTCCGAGTGTGGTCAAAAATTTAGCCTAAGGGAAAATCTGCAGCGACATatgaggattcatacaggacagaaaccatttagttgttctgagtgtggtCAAAGATTTAGACATAAAGAAAGCCTGCAAAAACAcatgatgattcatacaggagagaaaccattaaGTTGTTCTGAGTGCAGTCAAAGATTTAGGCATAAAGAAAGCCTGCAGAAACAcatgatgattcatacaggagagaaaccattaagttgttctgagtgtggtAAAAGATTTAGGTTAAGGGAACATCTGAATACTCATATGAgaattcatacaggagagaaaccatttagttgcGGAGTTTGCAACAAACATTTCACCTGGAaacctcagcaaaaaaaacatcgtTGTGTTGTTGAGTCCTCACAGCTTCAGAGTCAGACTGAGGATAACAGAGAGGACTGTGGAGGACCAGAACCAGCCAGGAACTCAGGTCCTGATGAACATTTAGAACCAGATACTTTGAAGGAGGAGCCAGAGCCCCCCCACattaaagaggaacaggaggcaCTGTGGAGCagtcaggagggagagaaggttcAAGGGCTGGAGAAGGCTGATATCATCAAGTTCACCGTGAagagtgaagaagatgaagagaaaccTCAGTCCTCACAGCTTCCTCAGAGTTAG
- the LOC118291791 gene encoding gastrula zinc finger protein XlCGF57.1 isoform X4 codes for MFAVQLLRVSVHERIGAAAEDFLLQVEKGEEAARVPALRALLTERLTAAAEEIVGLLEETVAEYEDRVERSEREICRQRRLLDAVLKPEVRLYRADVQQLMVGEEDFPPEQQQWSPSVKQEEPDPPHIIKEQEEAWSSLEGEQLQWLEEADIIKFTMRSEEDEEKPNTEENREDCGGPEPAMNSGPDVHLEPGPEDQTEDSSEPKTEESGDWKETRESSGSKTLKNSKVYAGDLRRSTGEKPHSCFECGKTFRQSVDLLRHTIVHTGEKPFSCSECFQRFGRKENMQRHMMIHTGEKPFSCSECGQRFGQKMQLKSHMMIHTEEKQFCCSECGQRFRHKGSLLKHMMTHTGEKPHSCSECGQSFRRKEHLNTHMRIHTGEKPFSCSECGQKFSLRENLQRHMRIHTGQKPFSCSECGQRFRHKESLQKHMMIHTGEKPLSCSECSQRFRHKESLQKHMMIHTGEKPLSCSECGKRFRLREHLNTHMRIHTGEKPFSCGVCNKHFTWKPQQKKHRCVVESSQLQSQTEDNREDCGGPEPARNSGPDEHLEPDTLKEEPEPPHIKEEQEALWSSQEGEKVQGLEKADIIKFTVKSEEDEEKPQSSQLPQS; via the exons atgtTCGCCGTGCAGCTGCTGCGAGTGTCGGTACATGAGCGGATCGGCGCCGCCGCTGAagacttcctgctgcaggtggagaaaggagaagaagcggCTCGAGTCCCGGCGCTGAGAGCGCTGCTCACCGAGCGGctaacggcggcggcggaggagatcGTCGGTCTGTTGGAGGAAACCGTGGCGGAGTACGAAGACCGAGTGGAGCGGTCCGAGCGGGAGATCTGCCGCCAGAGGAGGCTGCTCGATGCCGTGCTGAAGCCCGAAGTCAGGCTGTACCGAGCAG aCGTCCAGCAGCTGATGGTGGGTGAAGAAGATTTTCCCCCTGAGCAGCAGCAATGGAGCCCCAGTGTAAAGCAGGAGGAGCCAGACCCCCCCCACATAATAAAGGAACAGGAGGAAGCGTGGAGCAGTCTGGAGGGAGAGCAGCTTCAATGGCTGGAGGAGGCTGATATCATTAAGTTCACCATGAGgagtgaagaagatgaagagaaaccTAATactgaggagaacagagaggactGCGGAGGACCAGAACCAGCCATGAACTCAGGTCCTGATGTACATTTAGAACCAGGTCCTGAGGACCAGACTGAAGACTCTTCTGAACCTAAGACTGAAGAAAGTGGTGATTGGAAGGAGACTAGAGAATCATCAGGTTCAAAGACACTCAAAAATAGTAAAGTGTATGCTGGTGATTTGAGACGTAGTACTGGTGAGAAACCACATAGCTGTTTTGAGTGTGGTAAAACATTTAGGCAAAGTGTAGACCTGTTAAGACATACGATTgttcatacaggagagaagcCATTTAGTTGTTCTGAGTGTTTTCAAAGATTTGGTCGAAAGGAAAACATGCAGCGacatatgatgattcatacaggagagaaaccatttagttgttctgagtgtggtCAAAGATTTGGACAGAAGATGCAGCTAAAGTCacatatgatgattcatacagaAGAGAAACAATTTTGTTGTTCTGAGTGTGGTCAAAGATTTAGGCATAAAGGAAGCCTGCTCAAACATATGATGACTCATACTGGAGAGAAACCACATAGCTGTTCTGAGTGTGGTCAAAGTTTCAGGCGAAAAGAACATCTGAATACTCATATGAgaattcatacaggagagaaaccatttagttgtTCCGAGTGTGGTCAAAAATTTAGCCTAAGGGAAAATCTGCAGCGACATatgaggattcatacaggacagaaaccatttagttgttctgagtgtggtCAAAGATTTAGACATAAAGAAAGCCTGCAAAAACAcatgatgattcatacaggagagaaaccattaaGTTGTTCTGAGTGCAGTCAAAGATTTAGGCATAAAGAAAGCCTGCAGAAACAcatgatgattcatacaggagagaaaccattaagttgttctgagtgtggtAAAAGATTTAGGTTAAGGGAACATCTGAATACTCATATGAgaattcatacaggagagaaaccatttagttgcGGAGTTTGCAACAAACATTTCACCTGGAaacctcagcaaaaaaaacatcgtTGTGTTGTTGAGTCCTCACAGCTTCAGAGTCAGACTGAGGATAACAGAGAGGACTGTGGAGGACCAGAACCAGCCAGGAACTCAGGTCCTGATGAACATTTAGAACCAGATACTTTGAAGGAGGAGCCAGAGCCCCCCCACattaaagaggaacaggaggcaCTGTGGAGCagtcaggagggagagaaggttcAAGGGCTGGAGAAGGCTGATATCATCAAGTTCACCGTGAagagtgaagaagatgaagagaaaccTCAGTCCTCACAGCTTCCTCAGAGTTAG